From the genome of Fundidesulfovibrio terrae:
TGCCGCCATCGAAGCCCTGGACGGCCAGAGCTTCATGGGCCGCAACCTGAAGATCAACGAAGCTCAGGAGCGTCCCCGCCGTTCTTTCGACAATAACCGTTCCGGTGGCGGCGGCGGCCGTCGTCCCTGGTAATTCCAGCGAGACAGTCCATTCAAGAGCCCCATCCCTTTTGGGATGGGGCTCTTTTTTTTCACATGTACAGCCGGAGGTGTTCCGATGGCTAAAGACGACGGCATTGAAATAGCCGGAGTGGTGCAGGAAGCGCTGCCCGGCACCATGTTCCAGGTACAACTGGAAACGGGTCAGATGGTTCTGGCCTATCTTTGCGGCAAGATGCGCAAATTCCGGATCAAGATTCTTCCCGGCGATTCGGTGAAGGTGATGATGTCCCCCTACGACCTCACCAAGGGACGCATCACCTTCCGCGCCAAGTAGTTTCCCTTTGCCATATCGTCGGCTGCATCAGCGCCGACGCATGCGGACGGGCGGACACCCCCATGGGATGCCCGCCCGTTCGGTCTTTACGCGGCCGTTGTTTTTCTCTAGTTTCCCCGGACCAATTTTCTCCGGAGGCAACATGGAAGCTCCCGACCGCAACCTCGCACTCGATCTCGTCCGCGTCACCGAAGCCGCCGCGCTGTCCAGCGCCCGCTGGCTCGGCAAGGGCGACAAGAACTCCGGCGACCAGGCCGCCGTGGACGCCATGCGCCTCTCCTTCAACACCATCAACATCACGGGCGTCATCGTCATCGGCGAAGGCGAGAAGGACGAGGCCCCCATGCTCTTCAACGGCGAGGACGTGGGCTCCGGAACCGGCCCGGCCATGGACGTGGCCGTGGACCCGGTGGAAGGCACCCGCCTGCTGGCCTACGGCCGCCCCAACGCCATCTCCGTGGTGGGCGTGGCCCCCAAGGGCTCCATGTTCGATCCCGGCCCCAGCTTCTACATGCAGAAGCTGGTGGTGCCCTCGCAGGCGCGCGACGCCGTGGACCTGGACGCCCCCGTGGCCGACAACCTCCTCAAGGTGGCCAGGGCCCTGGGCAAGGACGTGGACGACCTGGTGGTCTTCGTGCTGGACAAGCCCCGCCACAAGAAACTCATCGAGGACATCCGCGCCGCCGGGGCGCGCATCCAGCTGCACACCGACGGCGACGTGGCCGGTTCTCTCATGGCCCTGGACCCCAAGGACATGGTGGACGTGATGATGGGCACTGGCGGCACCCCCGAGGGCGTGCTCTCGGCCTGCGCCATCCGCGCCGTGGGCGGCCAGATGCTGGCGCGGCTCGACCCGCAGTCCGACGAGGAGCGCAAGGGCCTGCTGGACGCGGGCTACGACCTCAATCGGGTGCTCACCGCCGAGGAACTGGTGGCAAGCCACGACACCTTCTTCGCGGCCACGGGCATCTCCGGCGGCACCTGGCTGGAGGGCGTCTCCTTCACCGGAACCGGAGCCGTGACGCACTCGCTGGTGCTGCGCGGCAAAACGGGCACCATGCGGCGCATCGAGTCCCACCACACCTGGGACAAGCTCATGAAGTTCAGCTCCGTGAAGTACGACTAGCATCCAGACGATTCGGCACTCCCGTCGAACGCACCGATTTCCGATAGAAGCCGTCGCTCCCGCCTTAGGATCGGCGGCTTCCGGTTTTGCGCATGCGCAAGCATGCCCCCAAGCGAAATTCCGAAAAAAAGCCCCCTTCCGTCGCCGGAAGGGGGCTTTTCAATTGCTTATGGGCGAAGCGCCGCTTAGGCGGTCTTCACTTCCTGCTGGTAGAAGAGCAGCGGGTCCTGCCCCTTTTCCACCACGGCCTTGTTGATCACGCACTCGGTGACGCCGGTGAGAGACGGCAGCTGGTACATGATGTCCAGCATGATGTTCTCCATGACGTTGCGCAGGCCGCGCGCACCGGTCTTGCGTTCGATGGACTTGCGCGCGATGGCCGCCAGGGCGTTGGAGGTGAAGCGCAGGCGCACCTTGTCCAGCTCGAAGAGCTTCATGTACTGCTTCACCAACGCGTTCTTGGGCTCGGTGAGGATGCGGATCAGGTCCTCCTCGGAGAGCTCCGTGAGCGAGGTGATGATGGGGATGCGTCCCACGAACTCGGGGATGAGGCCGAACTTCACCAGGTCGGACGGATGGGCCTGGGCCAGCAGCTTGGACATGTCGTCCTCGCGCGGGCCTTCCATCTTGGCGCCGAAGCCCAGGGCGGTGCCCCGGTTGCGCTGCTGCACAAGCTTCTCCAGGCCGATGAACGCGCCGCCCACGATGAACAAGATGTTGGCGGTGTTGAGCCGGATGAACTCCTGCTGGGGGTGCTTGCGCCCGCCTTTCGGTGGAATATTCGCCTCGGTGCCCTCGATGATTTTGAGAAGCGCCTGCTGCACGCCTTCGCCGGACACGTCGCGGGTGATGGACGGGCTATCGGACTTGCGGGCGATCTTGTCGATCTCGTCGATGTAGATGATGCCCTTGGACGCGGCCTCGATGTCGTAGTCGGCGTTCTGCAGCAGCTGGACCAGGATGTTCTCCACGTCCTCGCCCACGTAACCGGCCTCGGTGAGAGTGGTGGCGTCGGCGATGGCGAAGGGCACCTTGAGGATGCGCGCCAGGGTCTGGGCCAAAAGCGTCTTGCCCGAGCCGGTTGGGCCGATGAGCAGGATGTTGGACTTGTCCAGCTCCACGTCGCCGTCCTTGGCTCCGCCGGAGTAGAACACGCGCTTGTAGTGGTTGTGCACGGCCACGGCCAGGATCTTCTTGGCCTGGTCCTGTCCGATGACGTAGTCGTCGAGCAGGCGCTTGATCTCGGCAGGGGGAAGGAGCTTTCCGTCCTCCACTTCCTCGTTCAGGCTCTCCTGGGCGATGATCTCGTTGCACAGCGAAACGCACTCGTCGCAGATGTAGACGTCCGGTCCGGCGATGAGGCGCTGCACCTCGTCCTGGTTCTTGCCGCAGAAGGAACAGCAAAGATCGGAGGAGACGGGGGTCTTCTTTTTGGTCATGTCATCTTCCCTGATGTCGCGCGGGGGCAGAAATTGCCGCCGCATTGCGAATCCGCGCTATTTGGTCTCTTCTTCCTGGGACTGGCGGGACGTGATGACCTTGTCGATCAGGCCGTATTTCACGGCTTCATCGGGGGTCATGAAGTAATCGCGTTCCGTGTCGTCACGGATTTTTTCAATATCCGTGCCAGTGTGCTTGGCCAGGATTTCGTTGAGCCTTTCCCTCATGCGGATAATCTCGCGGGCGTGAATGTCAATATCCGTGGCTTGACCCTGGAAGCCGCCCATGGGCTGGTGGATCATGATCCGGGCGTTGGGCAGGGCGTGGCGCATGCCCTTTTCTCCTGCTGCCAGAAGCAGCGCGCCCATGCTGGCGGCCTGTCCCATGCAGAGGGTGGACACCGGGCAGGAGATGAACTGGATGGTGTCGTAGATGGCCAGCCCCGCCGTGACCGAACCACCGGGCGAGTTGATGTAGATGGAGATTTCCTTCTTGGGGTCCTCGGACTCCAGGAAGAGGAGCTGGGCGCAGATCACGTTGGCCACATGGTCGTCCACGGGCGTGCCCAAAAGGATGATGCGGTCCTTGAGCAGGCGCGAGTAGATGTCGTAGGCGCGCTCGGTGCGCCCCGTGGTTTCGATGACGATAGGTATCTGGGCGTGCACCCTTATACTCCTTGGCTGAAATTGAACCGTGCGCCGGGGGCATGCCCCGCGCCAGATTCGACATTGACCCAACACGCGATGAAAAACAAGGCCGCGCTTGCGGGCCTGCGACGGGAAACGCCGGGACAGGCCATGGCCCGTCCCGGCGGATCGCATACATGAGCAGCCGGGCCGCTCGCGGCCGCGGACCGTGACGGCTAGGCTTCGGCCGGAACTTCCTTGGCCGGAACCTTGGTCACCTTGGCCTTGGAATAGATGAATTCCATGGCCTTGTCCGCCAGGAGCTTGTCGCGCACGGGGATGACCAGGCCGTTTTGCTCGTAGTGCTGCTTCACGGCAAGAACGTCCTGCCCGGTACGGGAGGCCACCTGCATGAAGTAGGCGTCCATCTCCTGGGGAGTGGTCTCGATCTTCTCGGCGTCGGAGAGCTTGAGCAGGAAGAGCTGGGCCTTGACGATCTCCTGGGCCTTGGGCTCGAATTCCTTGCGCAGTTCCTCGTCGGTCTTGCCCAAGGCCTCGGGGGCCTTGCCCTGGCGCTCGATCTTGTTCTTGGCGTCCTGGGTCAGGATGTTCATCTGCTCTTCAAGCAGGGCGGGGGGCAGGGGGAAGTCGACCTTCTCCAGAAGCCCGTCCAGGAGCTTCTTCTGGGCGGCGGCCTTGTAGAGCTGCTGGCGGCTTTGCACGTAGGAGCGCGAGATGGCCTCCTTGAGCTTTTCCAGGCTCTCGAAGCTGCCGGCCTTCTTGGCCAGCTCGTCGTCCACCGGGGGAAGCTCCTTTTCCTTGATGACGTGGACGGTGATGCTCATGTCCACGGTCTTGCCGGCCAGCTCCTGGTTGATGAAGTCGGCGGGGAAGCTCATCTTGCCGGTGTTGTCGGCGCCGGGCATGGTGGCCTTCACCAGATTCTCGAAGTCGGGCAGGGCCTGGCCCTCGCCCAGCGACAGCTGGAAATTCTCGGCGCGCACGCCCGGAATGGGCTCGCCGTTCTCGGTAGCGCTGAAGCTGACCACGGCCACGTCCCCGTCCTTGGGCAGGCGGGCTTCGCGCACCACGGTGAGTTCGGCCAGGTTGCCCCGGATGCGCTCGATGACCTGGGAAACCTCTTCCTCGCTGGCCAGGGCTTCCTCTTCCTCGATCTCCAAGCCCTTGTACTCGGGCAGGGCGAAGTCAGGGCAGTGCTCGAAGGTGACGACGTAATCGATGGCCTTGTCCTTCTCCAGTTCCACGGGGCTCACGTCGAGCTTGGCGATGGCCAGGTACTTGAGGTTGGACATGATCTCGTTGATGTGCACGTTCATGAGATCATTGGCGGCCTCGCGAAGAATCTGGGTGCGGAACTTGGATTCAACGATGCTGGAGGGCACCTTCCCCTTGCGGAAGCCGCGCAGGTCCAGGTTCTGGCGGTAGATGGCCGTGGTGGCGGCCAGGGAGGCGTTGATCTCCTCGGCGGGAACCTTTACCTCGATCTTGGTCTCGACCGGGGACACTTCAGTAACGGTATAATCCATGGGACATGGCTCCTCAAGAGATATGGGGATGCGGACAAAGGGGTCTTCTTTAAGATAGTTCGGGCAAAAAGGAAAGCCCCGGTCTTCAGGCCCGTTTTTCCCGGGCCGGACGGCCGTTCAACGGGAGCTTGACGCTCACCGTGGTGCCCTCCCCCGGCGCGGAACGCACCCCCACCCTGCCCTCGTGCTGTTCCACTACGATGTAGTACACCACGGAAAGTCCGAGCCCGGTGCCTTCGCCGGGCCCTTTGGTGGTGAAGAAGGGCTCGAACACGCGCTCCCGGGTGGCGTCGTCCATGCCGGGGCCGTTGTCCTCAACCTCGATGCAGGCCAGTCCGTCGCACAATCCGGTGCGGATGGTGATGGCCGGTTCGGGGGTGCCGCTGGCGGACAGGGCCTGGGCGGCGTTCTTGATCAGGTTCAGGATGACCTGTTCGATCTGGGTGGGCACGCACCATACCGAGGGCAGGACCGGATCGTCCTGGCGGGTGATGCGTATATGGCGGAAATCGTATTTCTTCTTGATATCGAATTCGCTCAGGGCCAGCTCCAGGGCCTTGTCCACCATCTGCGACAGCGGCACCTGGGCCTTGCTCAGGTCCGAGCGGCGGCTGAACTCAAGGATGTTGCTCACGATGCGCGCAGCACGCACGCCTGATTCCTGAATGGAATGCAGCATTGAGGGAATCTCCCGCTGCTCCATGTAGGCCGCCAGCACGTCCAGGTCGAGGCCGGTGCTGGCTGCGGCCTTGCGGTTGGCTTCCAGGTCCGGGGCGAAACGGCGCAGCACCGACTGCACGCCCTGGAGGATTCCGGCCAGGGGGTTGTTGATCTCGTGGGCCATGCCCGCCGCCAGCGCGCCGACGGAGAGCATCTTCTCCGTCTGCATGAGGACCTCCTCCATACGCACGCGCGCGCTCACGTCGTCGATGCGGGCCACGGCCTCGCCCCGCCCCTGGCCCAGGGGGAACACGGTGGCGTCGTACCATTTCGCCACGCCCGGGTCCTTGCCCGGGAGCTTGCGCAGCGTTCGCGGCCGGTTGTCCGCCATCGCCCCGGCCAGCGCCGGGCCGAGGTCCGGCAGCCAAGGCAGGACACTGGCCAGGGTCATGCCCCGGGCCGATTCCGGAGCCACTCCGGCCATGTCGGCCCCGAGGGCGTTCAACAGGGTGATTTCCAGGCGGTCGTTCACCCCCACCAGGATGGAGGGCATGGCGTCCACGATGGAGCGCAGATACCCCCATGCGCGGGCCATGTCCCGTTGGGCCTCAATGCGCGCGGTCACGTCCCGGGCCACCACCACGGCCATGGAGCGGTTGTTCATCCCCAGGACGTTGACGGTGATCCCGGCCGGGAAACGCCCTCCCCCGGCCAGGGGCAGGTGGAAGACCTGGTCGTCCGACGTGGCGGCCTCGCAGGAAAGCAGTCGGGCCGCCTCGGACGCCTCGTCCGGCGAGAGGAGGTCCTGGATGCTCGTACCCAGGAGCTTTTCGCGCTCGGTTCCGGTCTTTCTCCAGGCGGTTTCGTTGGCGTCCAGGATGCGGCCGGATTCGGCCTCGACCACGAAGATGAGATCGCCCGCGCTGTCGAGAAGCGTGCGGAAACGCTCCAGCTCCTCCATGCGCTTGCGCAGCTCCGGATAATAGGTCTTGCGCACGGAGCGCTCTCCGAGCCCCATGAGCTTGTCGCGAAGGCCGCCGTGCTCTTCGCCGTCGTCAGGACCGCCCTCAGAGGGCCGCTTCATAGATCGCCTCGATATCCGCCTGGGTCGGCTTGCGCGGATTGGTGAGCAGGCAGGGGTCCTGCATGGCCAGTTCGGCCAGGTGCGGAATGTCGGCGCGGGTCACGCCCAGGTCCGCCAGGTTCCGGGTGATGCCCACGTCCACCCGGAGCTGCCCGATGGCCGCCAGGAGGCAGTCCCGGACCTCGCCGTCCGGAGCGCCGTCCACGACGCAGCCGAGCGCCCGGGCCACCTCGCGGTAGCGTTCTGGCGCTGAGGAGAAGTTGTAGGCAATCACCGGCCCCAGCAGGATGGCGTTGCATTCCCCGTGGGGCAGGTCCAGGCTTCCGCCCAGGCTGTGGGCCATGCCGTGCACTGCCCCAAGGATTGCGTTGGAGAAGGCCAGGCCCGCGTCCAGGCTGGCCAGGCACATCTTGGACCGCGCCTCGATGTCCCCAGCTACGCGCACGGCCCGGACCAGATACCCGCGCACCAGCCGCATGGCCTCCAGGGCGAAGAGGTCGGTCACGGGCGAACTGGCGTTGGACACATACGCCTCGATTGAATGGGTCAGGGCGTCGACACCGGTCTCGGCGGTGAGCGCGGCGCTCATGGTGGTGGTCAGCAGGGGGTCCAGCAGGGACACGTCGGGCACCAGCATCTTGCTCACCAGGGCGATCTTCACCTTGCGGATGGTGTCGCTTATGATGGCGAACTGGGAGACGTCGGCCGAGCTGCCGGACGTGGTCGGCACGCACACCATGGGCGGCAGGGCGCACTCGACGGTGTCCACCCCTTCGTAGGCCAGGATGTCGCCCCCACAGGCGATGACCACGCCGATGCCCTTGGCGCAGTCCAGCACGCTGCCCCCGCCCAGGGCCACCAGGGCGTCGCAGCCCTTTTCCGCGTAGATCTTCGCCCCGGCCATGACCTCGTAGTCCTTGGGGTTGGGCGTGATCTGGCTGTAGACTACGCAGTCGAACCCGGCAGTTTCCAGCTGGGACCTGAGCTTATCAGCCCAGCCGGCCGCGATGAGCCCTTGGTCCGTGACCAGCATGGGACGCCGTGCCCCGAGGTTGGCGGCGTACTGGGCGGCCAGCCGTGACGAGCCCTCGCCGAACACGAACTCCGGAGCGACGAATTTCCTCAAGGCGCTGTCCTGGTCGCCGGCCATGTCTTCCCCCGGGGATGGAGGTTTACGGTACTTGTCTGCACGATTAGCACGGCAAGCCCTGGCGAGTCAAAACTTCCCGGAACGAACTCGGGCGGCGGCAATAAAAAGCCGAAAACCCCCTCGCGCGCAGCGCGAGGGGGTTGCGCCCGGCCTCGAGGCCGGGTGTAATGCCCGACGGCCGGGCCGGTGTCAGCCCGCCCTGTCGATAAACCTGCCGCCGATGGGAGAGACTCGAAGCGACGAACGGTATCCCGTCAGGCGCTGGTTCTCCTGCCTGGCTCTCAGAAGGTCCCGCTTGATGGCTTCGTGGAGCCGTCGCGCCTCGGCCGTGATCTGCCCCTGCAGTCCTTGCAGCTGCACGAGCTTCTCCTTGAGGTCGCTGATCTTCTTGGGATCGCGCATGCGCCACGCCTCTTCCATGAGGTTCAGGCGTTCCTGCGCCAGGCGTTCGGCCTCCTCGACCTCCCCCTGCGCCAGCTGGGAGAGCTCCATGCGCCCCGCCTCCAAGGCCCGATCCAGGATGTCCAATTCGTCGTTCATCGAAATGCCGCCTTGAGTTAAGCCGCGCGGGCAACTTCCTTGATGTCCTCGCGCAGTTGGGCCACGATCTTCTTCCATCTCTCGACCGCGGGGATGAACTCGAACTCGAGCAGGTCCGCGAGCAGGATCCAGTCCTCGTTCTCGATGACTTCGAGCATCTCGGAGAACAGGCTGGAGAGCTCCTCGGCGGACTCGTTGAAGTTGGGGGTGTGCTTGAGGCTGAACTCGCCGCGCAGCACGCCGATCATGCCGATGAAGTCGCGGGTGACGTCCATGAGGTCCTGGTAGACTTCCAGGGCCTCGTTGTCGTCGGCCTTGCGGAAGAGCTCGGCCACGCGGCGCGCGCCGTGGTCCATGAGGGTGACCACCTTGTAGAGCTCGCGAGTGATGTTCACGGCCATTTCGCTGGTGGGCATGGACACGATCTCCACCGACTCGATGTCGGAGGCTTCGACGTCCTCGGCCTGATGGGGGTAAATTTCGGAGAAAGGCTCCTTGTTGACCAGCACATCGGTAACGATGCGGCCTTCGAGGTACCTGTCTTCCATCACCTTGACGAGAAGCTGCTCCAGGTTATCGAAACTCTGGATTTGAAGTCCGGTTTCCCGGCCGTCCACAACGATCATGTCTCTCCCTCCTCGAAAAATATGTGGCGGTGGTGGCAAAAAATTCCTGCACCAACGCACATACAAGGAGCGTGCCAGACGTTGTTTATGGCCGCGGGGCGAGCAAGGAGGACAAGGACGAGACCAGTCCGGACACCTTTTGGGCGAAGGAGACGAAGTGATCGAGATCCTGGCTTTCGGCCTGGGAGAGGTGCATCCAGAGGTGCGCCAGGGCGCACAGGGAAGCGTCCGAGGCGAACAGGGAATCCAGGCGCTGCCAAGTGGCCAGGAACTTGGCGCGCATGGCGGGCCTGGGCGCGGC
Proteins encoded in this window:
- a CDS encoding PAS domain-containing sensor histidine kinase; this translates as MKRPSEGGPDDGEEHGGLRDKLMGLGERSVRKTYYPELRKRMEELERFRTLLDSAGDLIFVVEAESGRILDANETAWRKTGTEREKLLGTSIQDLLSPDEASEAARLLSCEAATSDDQVFHLPLAGGGRFPAGITVNVLGMNNRSMAVVVARDVTARIEAQRDMARAWGYLRSIVDAMPSILVGVNDRLEITLLNALGADMAGVAPESARGMTLASVLPWLPDLGPALAGAMADNRPRTLRKLPGKDPGVAKWYDATVFPLGQGRGEAVARIDDVSARVRMEEVLMQTEKMLSVGALAAGMAHEINNPLAGILQGVQSVLRRFAPDLEANRKAAASTGLDLDVLAAYMEQREIPSMLHSIQESGVRAARIVSNILEFSRRSDLSKAQVPLSQMVDKALELALSEFDIKKKYDFRHIRITRQDDPVLPSVWCVPTQIEQVILNLIKNAAQALSASGTPEPAITIRTGLCDGLACIEVEDNGPGMDDATRERVFEPFFTTKGPGEGTGLGLSVVYYIVVEQHEGRVGVRSAPGEGTTVSVKLPLNGRPAREKRA
- the clpP gene encoding ATP-dependent Clp endopeptidase proteolytic subunit ClpP — encoded protein: MHAQIPIVIETTGRTERAYDIYSRLLKDRIILLGTPVDDHVANVICAQLLFLESEDPKKEISIYINSPGGSVTAGLAIYDTIQFISCPVSTLCMGQAASMGALLLAAGEKGMRHALPNARIMIHQPMGGFQGQATDIDIHAREIIRMRERLNEILAKHTGTDIEKIRDDTERDYFMTPDEAVKYGLIDKVITSRQSQEEETK
- the clpX gene encoding ATP-dependent Clp protease ATP-binding subunit ClpX codes for the protein MTKKKTPVSSDLCCSFCGKNQDEVQRLIAGPDVYICDECVSLCNEIIAQESLNEEVEDGKLLPPAEIKRLLDDYVIGQDQAKKILAVAVHNHYKRVFYSGGAKDGDVELDKSNILLIGPTGSGKTLLAQTLARILKVPFAIADATTLTEAGYVGEDVENILVQLLQNADYDIEAASKGIIYIDEIDKIARKSDSPSITRDVSGEGVQQALLKIIEGTEANIPPKGGRKHPQQEFIRLNTANILFIVGGAFIGLEKLVQQRNRGTALGFGAKMEGPREDDMSKLLAQAHPSDLVKFGLIPEFVGRIPIITSLTELSEEDLIRILTEPKNALVKQYMKLFELDKVRLRFTSNALAAIARKSIERKTGARGLRNVMENIMLDIMYQLPSLTGVTECVINKAVVEKGQDPLLFYQQEVKTA
- the tig gene encoding trigger factor, with amino-acid sequence MDYTVTEVSPVETKIEVKVPAEEINASLAATTAIYRQNLDLRGFRKGKVPSSIVESKFRTQILREAANDLMNVHINEIMSNLKYLAIAKLDVSPVELEKDKAIDYVVTFEHCPDFALPEYKGLEIEEEEALASEEEVSQVIERIRGNLAELTVVREARLPKDGDVAVVSFSATENGEPIPGVRAENFQLSLGEGQALPDFENLVKATMPGADNTGKMSFPADFINQELAGKTVDMSITVHVIKEKELPPVDDELAKKAGSFESLEKLKEAISRSYVQSRQQLYKAAAQKKLLDGLLEKVDFPLPPALLEEQMNILTQDAKNKIERQGKAPEALGKTDEELRKEFEPKAQEIVKAQLFLLKLSDAEKIETTPQEMDAYFMQVASRTGQDVLAVKQHYEQNGLVIPVRDKLLADKAMEFIYSKAKVTKVPAKEVPAEA
- the infA gene encoding translation initiation factor IF-1 — its product is MAKDDGIEIAGVVQEALPGTMFQVQLETGQMVLAYLCGKMRKFRIKILPGDSVKVMMSPYDLTKGRITFRAK
- the ercA gene encoding alcohol dehydrogenase-like regulatory protein ErcA; this encodes MAGDQDSALRKFVAPEFVFGEGSSRLAAQYAANLGARRPMLVTDQGLIAAGWADKLRSQLETAGFDCVVYSQITPNPKDYEVMAGAKIYAEKGCDALVALGGGSVLDCAKGIGVVIACGGDILAYEGVDTVECALPPMVCVPTTSGSSADVSQFAIISDTIRKVKIALVSKMLVPDVSLLDPLLTTTMSAALTAETGVDALTHSIEAYVSNASSPVTDLFALEAMRLVRGYLVRAVRVAGDIEARSKMCLASLDAGLAFSNAILGAVHGMAHSLGGSLDLPHGECNAILLGPVIAYNFSSAPERYREVARALGCVVDGAPDGEVRDCLLAAIGQLRVDVGITRNLADLGVTRADIPHLAELAMQDPCLLTNPRKPTQADIEAIYEAAL
- the glpX gene encoding class II fructose-bisphosphatase, whose translation is MEAPDRNLALDLVRVTEAAALSSARWLGKGDKNSGDQAAVDAMRLSFNTINITGVIVIGEGEKDEAPMLFNGEDVGSGTGPAMDVAVDPVEGTRLLAYGRPNAISVVGVAPKGSMFDPGPSFYMQKLVVPSQARDAVDLDAPVADNLLKVARALGKDVDDLVVFVLDKPRHKKLIEDIRAAGARIQLHTDGDVAGSLMALDPKDMVDVMMGTGGTPEGVLSACAIRAVGGQMLARLDPQSDEERKGLLDAGYDLNRVLTAEELVASHDTFFAATGISGGTWLEGVSFTGTGAVTHSLVLRGKTGTMRRIESHHTWDKLMKFSSVKYD